A stretch of the Thalassotalea euphylliae genome encodes the following:
- a CDS encoding DUF3392 family protein, producing the protein MQAQLIELAGQLGQWFRPYQGQCAMAIIATLLVLFGGEISQSIRQLIKNQHLVVRTLIFVLVCAFGYGAATVWLSGLLAELLAQISDLYLVPVVVSVFVGLGMYAQKQRHI; encoded by the coding sequence GTGCAAGCGCAGTTAATAGAATTGGCGGGTCAGTTAGGTCAGTGGTTTAGACCGTATCAAGGGCAATGTGCAATGGCGATCATTGCGACATTGTTGGTACTATTTGGTGGTGAAATTTCTCAATCGATTCGCCAGCTTATTAAAAATCAGCACTTAGTGGTACGCACGTTAATTTTTGTTCTAGTTTGTGCGTTTGGTTATGGTGCCGCAACTGTATGGCTAAGTGGATTGTTAGCTGAGTTATTGGCGCAAATTTCTGATCTATACCTAGTACCGGTTGTGGTATCTGTGTTTGTTGGACTAGGCATGTACGCACAAAAACAGCGGCATATATAG
- a CDS encoding M48 family metallopeptidase, translating into MKRSLAVVALALFINACSTSSTGRQQITLFSAGELNKMGASSFEQLKEKEKIYQDSKTNQYVRCISDDIIQQLPGQPKASDWEVVVFDSEQVNAFALPGGKIGVYTGILKVAETPAQLAAIIGHEVAHVIEQHSNERMSSGQLAQIGLQAADAALASQNVQNRNAWMAGLGLGLQYGVLMPYGRTHESEADIVGQKLMAKAGYDPQAAIQLWRNMAKVSKGAPPEFLSTHPSSDTRIRQLTNNLPNVNGDYQASVKGQCRR; encoded by the coding sequence ATGAAACGTAGTTTGGCAGTAGTCGCATTGGCCTTGTTCATTAATGCTTGTTCTACATCGTCAACGGGACGCCAGCAGATCACCTTATTTTCCGCTGGCGAGCTTAATAAAATGGGCGCATCTTCGTTTGAGCAGTTAAAAGAAAAAGAGAAAATCTACCAAGATAGCAAAACTAATCAATATGTTCGCTGTATTTCTGACGACATTATTCAACAATTGCCAGGCCAGCCTAAGGCAAGTGATTGGGAAGTGGTGGTATTTGACTCTGAGCAAGTGAATGCTTTTGCGCTACCGGGGGGCAAAATAGGTGTTTACACTGGCATTTTAAAGGTTGCTGAAACGCCTGCACAGTTAGCAGCCATTATTGGTCATGAGGTTGCCCATGTTATTGAGCAGCACTCTAATGAACGTATGTCTTCAGGCCAATTGGCACAAATTGGCTTGCAAGCTGCTGACGCAGCACTGGCTAGCCAAAATGTGCAAAATCGAAATGCATGGATGGCTGGGTTAGGTTTGGGGTTACAGTATGGCGTGTTAATGCCTTATGGACGCACGCATGAGTCAGAGGCTGATATTGTTGGTCAAAAATTAATGGCCAAAGCTGGCTATGATCCACAGGCAGCTATTCAGCTATGGCGCAATATGGCAAAGGTGAGCAAGGGCGCTCCGCCAGAGTTTTTATCAACTCACCCATCAAGCGATACACGAATTCGTCAGTTAACCAATAATTTGCCTAATGTTAATGGCGACTACCAAGCATCTGTTAAAGGGCAATGTCGCCGTTAG
- a CDS encoding response regulator: MNILVVDDNAAVLAQINCLLAGRGHHVTNAKNGLDGYKKYQEQPFDLLIIDHLMPLMDGVKLLKNISQDEHLIPIIFMTTQGRESMKHLIEQSLCDCILDKPIDDVKFLTLIAQLNKQNTRVASL, encoded by the coding sequence ATGAACATTTTAGTGGTAGATGATAATGCTGCCGTATTGGCACAAATCAATTGCTTGCTCGCTGGCCGTGGGCACCATGTGACCAATGCGAAAAATGGCTTAGATGGTTATAAAAAATACCAAGAACAGCCTTTTGATTTGCTTATTATCGACCACTTAATGCCATTAATGGATGGTGTTAAGCTGCTAAAAAACATCAGTCAAGACGAGCACTTGATCCCTATCATTTTTATGACCACCCAAGGTCGTGAGTCAATGAAGCATTTAATCGAACAATCGCTTTGTGATTGTATTCTCGACAAGCCCATTGATGATGTTAAATTCCTAACATTAATCGCCCAACTGAACAAGCAAAATACTCGCGTCGCCTCTCTGTAA
- the apt gene encoding adenine phosphoribosyltransferase gives MTESDISLLKSAIHTIEDYPKPGIMFRDVTGILENHQAFSLTIELLKNKYADQGITKIVGTEARGFLFGAPLALALGVGFVPVRKPGKLPRETFAQDYELEYGTDTLEIHQDALLPEDKVLIVDDLLATGGTIEATTALIRRVGATTQDAAFVISLPDLGGEEKLAALGLNITTLIQYEGE, from the coding sequence ATGACAGAATCAGATATTTCACTTTTAAAAAGTGCCATTCACACCATCGAAGATTACCCAAAACCAGGCATTATGTTTCGTGATGTCACGGGGATTTTAGAGAACCACCAAGCTTTTTCGTTAACAATTGAACTGCTTAAAAATAAATATGCAGACCAAGGGATTACCAAAATAGTTGGTACGGAAGCAAGAGGCTTCTTATTCGGTGCGCCATTAGCTTTAGCATTAGGCGTTGGCTTTGTGCCAGTGCGTAAACCAGGCAAACTACCTCGCGAAACCTTCGCACAAGACTACGAATTAGAATACGGTACTGATACCTTAGAAATTCATCAAGACGCTTTACTACCAGAAGACAAAGTACTGATTGTTGATGACTTGTTAGCAACTGGCGGCACTATTGAAGCAACTACCGCGTTAATTCGTCGCGTAGGCGCAACAACACAAGATGCTGCGTTCGTTATTTCATTACCTGACTTAGGTGGTGAAGAAAAGCTAGCTGCGCTTGGCTTGAACATTACTACGCTAATTCAGTACGAAGGCGAATAA
- the dnaX gene encoding DNA polymerase III subunit gamma/tau — MSYQVLARKWRPKTFAELMGQEHVVSVLVNAISQQRLHHAYLFTGTRGVGKTTIARIFAKSLNCEQGVSTEPCGKCDTCLDIDQGRFVDLLEIDAASRTKVDDTREILDNVQYAPTRGRYKVYLIDEVHMLSRSSFNALLKTLEEPPEHVKFILATTDPQKLPVTVLSRCLQFHLKALSVAQIEQQLEKILNAEQVTFEAESLNVLAKAARGSMRDSLSLTDQAIAQGQGHISVDNLQHMLGGVDQHWPYKIVIALVKQDTSGLMALSQEIAAYAPSYQRLHAELLQLLHNVAMYQITEQHFDLSSEHSKLIKKFAGAMSAQDIQLYYQLVLNGRKDLPYAGDEQAAFDMTLLRLLAFKPMAGVDIAAPAISMEQNTSAQNTSAQNKAESYAEKDTTVTDFDEVTLPETQVTQTAQVAQATKVAQENEQETTTHPESISVAAGDSSANQTQAEINGIIKDEIQAEEVSEQQLAQELQAIEQQAQSQTANIQNAQLQEPQFKEAVVNQATFETTADATANITQNVAQDVLPEASQPATETAQTSSEDGLLSASVESALATRNMLRSRKKKLESKSVKKPDDATERQTLAAQAKPKPDVPAPETIPEQGFAIEQVDPSIIKKANQVDKWANMIDAMALNGRLRILAQQSVIGKATTDNHLVLELNQSAKHLITDSALTQLRSFVSEHFSQPMQVDLVVVDETIDDPLQIQSQINDKRYDYAKQVLASDPIVNYLQTNFQAVLDESSIVAR, encoded by the coding sequence ATGAGCTATCAAGTGCTGGCGCGCAAGTGGCGCCCAAAAACCTTTGCTGAGTTGATGGGACAAGAGCACGTTGTTTCTGTGCTTGTTAATGCAATTAGCCAGCAACGCTTACACCACGCGTACTTATTTACCGGTACGCGCGGTGTTGGTAAAACCACGATAGCTCGAATTTTTGCTAAGAGTTTAAACTGTGAGCAAGGGGTTAGCACTGAACCTTGTGGCAAGTGTGATACTTGCTTAGACATCGACCAAGGGCGCTTTGTTGATTTATTGGAAATTGACGCAGCTTCGCGAACAAAGGTTGATGATACGCGCGAAATTTTAGACAACGTGCAATATGCGCCAACACGTGGTCGTTACAAAGTGTATTTGATTGATGAAGTGCATATGCTGTCGAGAAGCAGTTTTAATGCGCTGCTTAAAACACTTGAAGAGCCGCCTGAACACGTTAAATTTATTCTCGCCACAACGGATCCACAAAAACTACCTGTAACCGTGTTATCGCGTTGTTTACAGTTCCATTTAAAAGCCTTGTCTGTTGCGCAAATTGAACAGCAACTAGAGAAGATTCTCAACGCCGAACAAGTGACATTCGAAGCTGAAAGCTTAAATGTGCTAGCGAAAGCCGCTCGCGGCAGTATGCGTGATTCACTGAGTTTGACAGATCAAGCCATTGCTCAAGGGCAAGGCCATATCAGTGTTGATAATTTGCAGCACATGCTGGGCGGTGTGGATCAGCATTGGCCGTATAAAATCGTTATCGCCTTGGTCAAGCAAGATACCAGTGGATTGATGGCGTTGTCGCAAGAAATTGCCGCTTATGCGCCGAGTTACCAGCGCTTGCATGCTGAGTTGTTGCAGTTGTTGCACAATGTGGCGATGTACCAAATTACCGAGCAACATTTTGATCTTTCTTCAGAGCACAGCAAGCTGATCAAAAAATTTGCTGGTGCGATGTCTGCACAAGATATTCAGCTGTATTACCAACTCGTGCTTAATGGTAGAAAAGACTTACCTTATGCAGGAGATGAACAAGCTGCATTTGATATGACTTTGTTGAGGCTATTAGCCTTTAAGCCGATGGCAGGTGTCGATATTGCTGCACCAGCTATTAGCATGGAGCAAAATACTTCAGCACAAAATACTTCAGCACAGAACAAAGCCGAAAGCTACGCAGAGAAAGACACCACTGTAACAGACTTTGATGAAGTCACCCTACCTGAGACACAAGTTACCCAGACTGCTCAGGTGGCTCAAGCGACTAAGGTGGCTCAAGAGAATGAGCAAGAAACGACAACTCATCCTGAATCTATTTCAGTCGCAGCAGGCGACAGCAGTGCCAATCAAACACAGGCCGAAATAAACGGCATAATAAAGGATGAAATACAGGCTGAAGAGGTAAGTGAGCAGCAACTTGCTCAAGAGTTGCAGGCAATAGAGCAACAAGCTCAGTCACAAACAGCAAATATACAAAACGCACAGTTGCAAGAGCCGCAATTTAAGGAAGCGGTTGTTAATCAGGCGACATTCGAAACTACTGCAGATGCAACAGCGAACATTACGCAAAATGTTGCTCAAGATGTGTTGCCCGAAGCAAGTCAGCCTGCAACAGAAACAGCCCAAACTTCTTCAGAAGATGGTTTGTTAAGTGCGAGTGTGGAATCGGCATTAGCGACTCGAAATATGCTTCGAAGCCGTAAGAAAAAGCTGGAGAGCAAGTCGGTAAAAAAGCCTGACGACGCGACTGAGCGTCAGACTCTTGCAGCACAAGCTAAGCCCAAACCTGATGTTCCTGCACCTGAAACTATACCAGAGCAGGGATTCGCGATAGAGCAGGTTGATCCCTCAATAATCAAAAAAGCGAACCAGGTCGATAAATGGGCGAATATGATTGACGCTATGGCGCTCAATGGCCGTTTACGAATTTTGGCTCAGCAGTCAGTTATTGGCAAAGCAACCACTGACAATCATCTGGTACTAGAATTAAACCAGTCAGCTAAGCATTTGATCACTGATTCGGCATTAACCCAGCTGCGCAGCTTTGTGTCTGAGCATTTTAGTCAGCCAATGCAGGTTGATTTGGTTGTAGTAGACGAAACTATTGACGATCCGCTGCAGATTCAAAGTCAAATCAATGACAAACGATATGATTACGCTAAGCAAGTACTAGCCTCTGACCCTATCGTTAACTATTTACAAACAAACTTTCAAGCGGTGCTCGATGAGTCGAGTATCGTGGCAAGATAG
- a CDS encoding YbaB/EbfC family nucleoid-associated protein — MMMKGGMGNLMKQAQQMQAKMQKAQEELANMEVVGESGAGMVKVTMTGSHSVRRVEIDESLMEDDKDMVEDLVAAAFNDAVRRVEEQNKSKMADLTGGMQMPPGFKMPF; from the coding sequence ATTATGATGAAAGGTGGCATGGGCAACTTAATGAAGCAAGCCCAGCAAATGCAAGCAAAAATGCAAAAAGCACAAGAAGAACTGGCAAATATGGAAGTTGTTGGTGAATCTGGCGCAGGTATGGTTAAAGTAACCATGACGGGCTCTCACAGTGTACGCCGTGTTGAAATTGACGAGAGTTTAATGGAAGACGACAAAGACATGGTTGAAGACCTTGTTGCTGCTGCATTTAACGATGCTGTACGTCGCGTAGAAGAGCAAAACAAATCTAAAATGGCAGACCTTACTGGTGGTATGCAGATGCCTCCAGGCTTTAAAATGCCGTTCTAA
- a CDS encoding dicarboxylate/amino acid:cation symporter, with protein MSSDQSSNLTRRIVTAMVSGILLGALLQWLMPNGKDFVIPLGLFDFSLRAFLVDGIFEVVGKIFIASLQMLVVPLVFVSLICGTCSLKDTSKLGKIGGKAVGLYLITTAIAISFAMTLAMVISPGEGVNMAADTTFASREAPSLAQTIINMFPSNPFAAFAEGNMLQVIVFALLFGIAIALSGQAGERIAGIFEDLNVVIMRLVTILMNIAPYGVFCLLAGLFTDLSIETFGNLIVYFLVVFFALVIHGLLTYPVLLKAFTGLNPVIFLKKMREAAIFAFSTSSSNATIPITLETATKKMGVKNSIASFTVPLGATINMDGTAIMQGVATVFIAQVFNQDLTLVDYLMVVLTATLASIGTAGVPGVGLIMLAMVLEQVGLPVEGIALIIGVDRLLDMTRTAVNVTGDSMVSLVVGKSEGQFESDTYHNLDAGKDIENIDFHHLKD; from the coding sequence ATGTCGTCAGATCAAAGTTCAAATCTAACGCGCCGCATTGTTACCGCAATGGTTTCAGGCATTTTACTTGGCGCCCTGTTGCAATGGTTAATGCCCAACGGCAAAGATTTTGTTATTCCACTCGGCCTTTTTGATTTTTCACTTCGCGCCTTTTTAGTGGATGGTATTTTTGAAGTTGTCGGTAAAATCTTTATTGCCAGCTTACAAATGCTGGTTGTGCCCTTGGTATTTGTATCGCTAATTTGCGGTACTTGCTCATTAAAGGACACCTCTAAGCTTGGAAAAATAGGGGGTAAGGCCGTTGGCCTTTATCTTATTACTACAGCAATCGCGATTAGCTTCGCGATGACCTTAGCCATGGTTATTAGCCCAGGTGAAGGGGTTAATATGGCAGCAGATACCACCTTCGCCAGTCGTGAGGCGCCATCGCTTGCACAAACCATTATCAACATGTTCCCCAGCAATCCGTTTGCGGCCTTTGCCGAAGGTAACATGCTGCAAGTGATCGTTTTCGCATTGCTATTTGGTATTGCGATAGCCCTTTCAGGCCAAGCGGGTGAGCGTATTGCAGGTATTTTTGAAGACTTAAATGTTGTTATTATGCGCCTTGTGACCATTCTAATGAACATCGCGCCATACGGTGTATTCTGTTTATTAGCAGGTCTGTTTACCGACTTGTCTATCGAAACCTTTGGCAATTTAATTGTTTACTTTTTAGTCGTATTCTTCGCCCTAGTGATTCACGGTTTACTTACCTACCCTGTTTTGCTGAAAGCATTTACTGGCTTAAACCCTGTTATTTTCCTTAAGAAAATGCGCGAAGCCGCTATCTTTGCTTTCTCTACATCAAGCAGTAATGCCACAATTCCTATTACACTTGAAACAGCAACGAAAAAGATGGGGGTAAAAAACTCTATCGCTTCATTTACTGTGCCGCTTGGCGCCACCATTAATATGGACGGCACTGCAATTATGCAAGGTGTTGCCACGGTATTTATTGCGCAAGTGTTTAACCAAGACTTAACACTCGTTGATTACCTTATGGTCGTACTAACAGCAACATTAGCGTCTATTGGTACGGCGGGTGTGCCAGGCGTTGGCTTAATTATGTTAGCTATGGTGCTAGAGCAAGTTGGGTTACCTGTAGAAGGCATTGCATTGATAATCGGTGTTGACCGACTACTAGATATGACACGTACGGCGGTTAATGTAACGGGTGATAGCATGGTATCGCTTGTTGTAGGTAAATCTGAAGGACAATTCGAATCAGATACTTACCACAACTTAGATGCTGGAAAAGATATTGAGAATATCGACTTTCATCACTTAAAAGACTAA
- a CDS encoding Ig-like domain-containing protein: MELFRRLSFAMALLTLVGCGGGDGGLSSEGNSDPDNGVGNQTTPIVISLALDNDIVSAAAPIALTATVTQDNQPVPNKLVSFIVSEATLASFSPENGAASTNAEGIATIQVVVGTLAGAGTITASVLNDDDSQSTADIVFTSQGDSIGNEGPEVTSLTLFADSPQIASSGAGEVQLTALVKDSRNNLVEGATVSFEVSSGELEVEKAETETDGLASAKLTTRNPENRLVTITASSGNITDSVLVQVVGTAIQLNGSSALAINDSTDYVLNLRDSDGNGIANQVVDLSVANGSSAQIDIPSMVTTDFTGQAIFTATGLSGGTNSIVAAALGATESLQVSVQSDSFLFTAFDNNNGSVVNPSNALAPDVGLSKSADITLTWLDNGTPVADGTRVDFTSTRGTLSALSGTTVNGQVSVSVQADNAGPAVVTFTGGSGDTALSNQISFEFVAETVETVVAQASPASVEPNGETSVISVTLRDPNDNLVKGKLVDFTLDDTNGGSIFPASAITDSNGSASTVYTSNAVSSQEGVSVTATVRDQQDKADTVNLTVAGRELFLTLGTGNNIEELDITTYNKQYTVFATDADSTPVDNVTLTVTAIPVRYYKGYWAQLFDESGSFVSWVTTGRQPTEDDPTLTSPISCINEDRNLNGILDPGEDTNGDGILTPGNIAAATGQVTTDDQGRALIDVLYPQTYGSWVDIELAVTTRVTGTESREFTIYTLPTSAEDLTEEDVVPPTQNVGLKGPFGGVQSCFTDQ, translated from the coding sequence ATGGAGCTGTTTCGACGCTTAAGTTTTGCCATGGCGCTATTGACCTTGGTAGGTTGTGGCGGTGGTGATGGTGGTCTAAGTTCAGAAGGTAACTCAGATCCTGATAATGGGGTCGGAAATCAAACGACTCCTATTGTGATAAGCCTTGCCCTTGATAACGATATTGTCTCTGCTGCAGCGCCAATTGCACTAACGGCAACTGTGACGCAAGATAACCAACCGGTTCCAAATAAACTCGTTTCTTTTATTGTCAGTGAAGCAACGCTAGCTTCATTTAGTCCAGAAAATGGTGCCGCATCTACTAATGCAGAAGGTATTGCGACCATACAGGTTGTTGTGGGAACACTTGCTGGTGCTGGCACAATCACCGCGTCTGTATTAAATGATGATGATTCCCAATCAACAGCAGACATAGTGTTCACTAGCCAAGGCGATAGTATTGGCAACGAAGGACCTGAAGTAACTAGTTTAACTTTGTTTGCCGACAGTCCTCAGATAGCGTCAAGCGGCGCGGGGGAAGTACAATTAACAGCCCTCGTTAAAGACAGTCGAAACAATTTGGTTGAAGGTGCGACGGTAAGCTTTGAAGTATCATCGGGCGAATTAGAAGTTGAAAAAGCAGAAACAGAAACCGATGGTCTTGCATCAGCTAAACTAACAACGCGAAATCCTGAAAATAGACTCGTTACAATAACAGCTTCAAGTGGCAACATAACTGATAGCGTACTGGTTCAAGTTGTTGGTACGGCCATTCAACTTAACGGCTCATCTGCATTAGCAATTAACGACTCTACCGATTATGTTCTAAATCTTAGAGACAGTGACGGCAATGGTATTGCTAACCAAGTGGTTGATTTGTCAGTGGCAAATGGTTCATCTGCACAAATCGATATACCGTCAATGGTGACAACAGACTTTACCGGACAGGCTATATTTACCGCTACTGGTTTATCTGGCGGTACAAATTCAATTGTTGCAGCGGCACTAGGTGCGACTGAAAGCTTACAAGTTTCAGTGCAATCAGATTCATTTTTATTTACAGCCTTCGATAATAACAATGGTTCAGTTGTTAATCCGAGCAATGCCTTAGCCCCTGATGTTGGACTGTCAAAATCGGCTGATATAACGTTAACTTGGTTAGATAACGGCACACCTGTTGCTGACGGCACAAGAGTTGATTTTACCAGCACTCGTGGAACGCTCTCAGCATTAAGTGGCACTACAGTCAATGGCCAAGTATCTGTTAGTGTGCAAGCAGACAATGCAGGCCCTGCTGTTGTTACTTTTACTGGCGGTTCAGGTGATACGGCACTAAGCAATCAAATCTCATTTGAGTTTGTTGCTGAAACGGTTGAAACGGTTGTAGCGCAAGCGTCTCCAGCCTCGGTAGAGCCAAATGGCGAGACTTCAGTTATCTCAGTCACACTGCGCGACCCTAATGATAACTTGGTTAAAGGTAAGCTAGTTGACTTCACGTTGGACGACACCAATGGTGGCTCAATTTTCCCTGCTAGTGCAATTACCGATAGCAACGGCAGTGCTTCAACGGTATACACATCAAACGCGGTTTCTTCGCAAGAAGGAGTCTCGGTTACTGCAACCGTTAGAGATCAGCAAGACAAAGCTGACACAGTTAATTTAACGGTTGCAGGGCGTGAGTTGTTCTTAACCTTAGGTACAGGTAACAATATCGAAGAATTAGATATTACTACCTATAACAAGCAGTACACGGTTTTTGCGACAGACGCAGACTCTACGCCAGTTGATAATGTGACTTTAACTGTTACGGCAATTCCAGTCCGTTATTACAAAGGCTATTGGGCTCAATTATTTGACGAGTCAGGTAGTTTTGTTTCTTGGGTAACAACAGGCCGTCAACCTACTGAGGATGATCCAACCTTAACCTCGCCAATTTCGTGTATAAATGAAGATCGCAATCTCAACGGTATCTTGGACCCAGGTGAAGATACCAACGGTGACGGTATCTTAACACCGGGCAATATTGCAGCGGCGACAGGGCAAGTTACAACTGACGACCAAGGCCGAGCATTAATTGATGTGCTCTATCCACAAACTTATGGTTCGTGGGTTGATATTGAATTAGCAGTAACTACCCGAGTAACAGGTACAGAAAGCAGAGAATTCACCATCTATACCTTACCGACATCTGCCGAAGATTTAACTGAAGAAGATGTCGTGCCACCAACGCAAAATGTTGGACTTAAAGGACCGTTTGGTGGTGTACAGAGCTGCTTTACCGACCAATAG
- a CDS encoding DEAD/DEAH box helicase gives MSEQNNAVTGFDALGLPENILSALNKLGFESATAIQAQTIPPLLDGRDVLGEAQTGTGKTAAFSLPALAAIDPSIRKPQLMVLAPTRELAIQVAEAIESFSANIKGLRVATLYGGQSYGPQFQQLERGAQVVVGTPGRLMDHLRRKSLKLNELKLCVLDEADEMLNMGFLEDIEWILEHLNDDTQMALFSATMPPAIRKVANRFLTDPEHVKIAAVKKAKANIEQFAWKVSGINKLTALERIAETFDYDAMIIFVRTRNDTVEVAEKLERQGYPAVALNGDMNQAQRERTVDQIKNGHSSILIATDVVARGLDIPRIDLVINYDLPGDNESYVHRIGRTGRAGRSGTAISFVRPREMYQLRHYERLTSGVINPFELPSIQEIGKARIEKTQQQLLEVIASKELDGMRAIIEQMADTSEVSMTDLAAALLYLKQLKQPLQPKEDPKPRREFDRNDRNDRGRDGRRRDMRDGRGQRGERDGRGERAPRKAKPVRNDIDWQTYRLEVGKEHGAKPGDIVGAIANEISLDSSYIGAINLHERHSFVQLPKGMPTASFKQLKRVRIRRQALEISVADAPVVTERPKRRERRNNG, from the coding sequence ATGAGTGAACAGAACAATGCCGTAACTGGCTTTGATGCGTTAGGCTTGCCTGAAAATATTCTTTCAGCCTTAAATAAGCTTGGTTTTGAATCAGCTACGGCTATTCAAGCCCAAACTATTCCGCCACTTTTAGATGGTCGTGATGTACTTGGTGAAGCACAAACAGGTACGGGTAAAACAGCAGCATTTAGTTTGCCTGCACTTGCTGCCATTGACCCAAGTATTCGCAAACCACAATTAATGGTGCTTGCGCCTACTCGTGAGTTAGCAATCCAAGTGGCTGAGGCAATTGAATCGTTCTCTGCCAATATTAAAGGCTTGCGTGTTGCCACCCTATATGGTGGTCAATCATATGGTCCTCAATTCCAACAATTAGAGCGCGGCGCGCAAGTTGTTGTTGGTACACCGGGTCGTTTAATGGATCACTTACGTCGCAAGAGCCTAAAACTTAACGAGCTTAAGCTTTGTGTGTTAGACGAAGCTGATGAAATGCTTAACATGGGTTTCCTAGAAGACATTGAGTGGATCCTAGAGCATTTAAACGATGATACGCAAATGGCGTTGTTCTCTGCGACAATGCCACCAGCAATCCGTAAAGTGGCTAATCGTTTCTTAACTGATCCTGAGCACGTAAAAATTGCGGCAGTGAAAAAAGCGAAAGCAAATATTGAGCAGTTCGCATGGAAAGTGAGTGGTATTAACAAACTAACTGCACTAGAGCGTATCGCTGAAACCTTTGATTACGATGCCATGATTATTTTTGTGCGCACCCGTAATGACACCGTTGAAGTAGCTGAAAAACTTGAGCGTCAAGGTTATCCTGCAGTAGCGTTAAATGGTGATATGAACCAAGCACAGCGTGAACGCACGGTTGATCAAATTAAAAATGGCCATTCGTCTATTTTAATCGCGACAGATGTGGTTGCTCGTGGTCTAGATATTCCTCGTATCGACTTAGTGATTAACTACGATTTACCGGGTGATAATGAATCATACGTTCACCGTATTGGTCGTACCGGACGTGCTGGTCGCAGTGGTACCGCAATTTCTTTTGTTCGTCCAAGAGAAATGTACCAATTACGTCATTACGAGCGTTTAACTTCTGGCGTGATCAATCCATTTGAACTACCTAGCATTCAAGAAATTGGTAAAGCACGTATCGAAAAAACTCAACAACAATTGTTAGAAGTTATTGCGTCGAAAGAGCTTGACGGTATGCGCGCTATTATCGAGCAGATGGCAGATACATCAGAAGTTTCAATGACTGATTTAGCTGCAGCATTGCTTTACTTAAAGCAACTAAAACAACCGCTTCAGCCAAAAGAAGATCCAAAACCTCGTCGTGAATTTGACCGTAACGATCGCAATGACCGTGGCCGTGATGGGCGTCGTCGCGATATGCGTGATGGTCGAGGTCAACGAGGTGAGCGCGATGGTCGCGGTGAACGTGCTCCGCGCAAAGCAAAACCAGTACGTAATGATATTGACTGGCAAACTTACCGCCTAGAGGTAGGTAAAGAGCACGGTGCTAAGCCGGGTGATATCGTTGGTGCCATCGCTAATGAGATTTCATTGGATAGCAGCTACATTGGTGCAATTAACTTGCATGAGCGTCACAGCTTTGTACAACTACCAAAAGGTATGCCAACGGCATCATTTAAGCAATTAAAGCGTGTTCGCATTCGCCGCCAAGCGTTAGAAATCTCGGTTGCTGATGCGCCAGTTGTCACTGAACGTCCAAAACGTCGTGAGCGTCGCAACAACGGCTAA